The genomic segment acggtgatgaggaggagtacaggagtgagatagatcagcaagttgagtggtgtcgcagcaacaaccttgcactcagcatcatgaagacaaaggaattgattgtggattcaggaaggggaagtcgagggaacgcACACCagacctcattgagggatcagaagtgaaaagggtgagcagtttccatttcctgcctgtcaacatctctgaggaactatcctgggcccaacatattgatgcagttacaatgaaggcacaacatcggctatatttcattcggagactgaggggaatcggtctgtcactaaagacacttgcaaatttctacagatgtgctgtggagagcattctaactggttgcatttctgcctggtgtggagaggccactgcacaggatcggaaaatgctgcagaaagttgtaaacttagccagctccttcatgggcactggactccacagcatccaggacacattcagATGATGATGCCACAAAAAcagggcatccatcattaaggacccccatcagccaggacatgcctttgtctcattgctaccatcaaggagaatgtacaggaccctggagacacactcactggttcaggaacagcttcttccccactgtcagatttccgaatggacaaagaacccatgaacaccccGTCAGTATTTTCCCACTCGTTTTGCACTACATTTTAAATGTAATTTTACACATTCTAATTGTAATCTGTTGTTTTTATTACtaaatattgcaatgtactgcagacacaaaggaacagatttcaccacatatgccggtgatattaaacctgattctgatacacaaacacacacagcggggctcagacatacaacactcccacattcctccctttgtgacaccctgcttgctccgtggcccccggtatgaagctcaaactgttgcaacacctgccctttaaattcatggctgaggctgtgttgtgtctgttcactgtttgagttcgatattaaatgaagagcattgaatgggaaggaaggtctgaatagaagaataaagatctcctctgaaagtatatggggtcctggtgaaaggcctaggcagtgtagatatagaaaggatgtttcccatggtgggagagtccaggacaatagggcagggcctcaggatagagaggagtcctttcaaaacagagatgcaaataaatttctttagccaaagggtggtgaatttgtggccacatgaagctgtggaggccaggtcgttgggtgtatttaatgcagagattgacAGCTTCTTGTTTGGACATgccatcaaagattacggggagaaggccgggatctggggttgaggaggagatataaaacaagggatcagccatgattgatggtggagtagactcgatgggccagatggcctcattCTACTCTTCTGTCTCAcggttcttatggtcttatggactattttctaaatggggagaaatttcaaaaactgagatgcagagggatttgggagtccttgtgcaggttaaCTTCCCGAAGGTTAATTCCccgaaggttaactttcaggagtctgtggtgaggaaggcatttgCGATGTCaccattcatttgaagaggacaaGACTATAAATGCAAAGATGTaagttgagtctttataaagcactggtgagacctcacttgggagtattgagagcagttttgtgccccttatcttggaaagggtgtgctgaaactggaaatatttcaaatgtggttcatgaaaatgattccaggattaaatggcttgttatatgaagatcgttcgatggctctgggtctgaattcactggaattcagaagaatgaggggtgacctaattgaaacctattgaatactgagagagcttgatggagtgaatgtggagaaggtgtttcctctggtgggcatgtctaaggacacagcctcagaatagaaggctgTCCTTttgaaaaagagatgaggagaattcctGTAGCAGGGAGaattgaatctgtggaaatctttgccTAAGGCAGCTTGTGAGGCCAATTCATTATGTATTGTTAAGACAGCGGtggattgattcttgattggtcagggcatgacgaGGATACGGGGGAAGACAGGCGATTGCTgcagagaggagaaatggatcggccatgatgaaatggctgagcagatgtGATAGGGAATATGGCCTTATGATCTAATACACGAATAAacatctcctctgaaggtatatggggtcctgtTGAGAGCCTGCATGGAACACTGTGCTCAGGTCTGGTCCCCGTCTCAGAGGCAGTCTGTCGGATAAagggaatgaagaagtttcccaagTTGATTTTGGGTTGTGGTAGTGTCCTCAGAGAGATTACAGTATTTGGGCCTGTCTCAAAACTAGAGAAATAAGAGGTGGTCTGACTGaaacagacacagactcacaggGTAGGGGCAGGAATCATGTTTTCCCCGGCgggagggggggggtgttggCGGTGGAGATGTTGAACAAGGGTTTACAGACTCGAAATCAGAGGTCACCTCAGCAGGGCTGAGATCCGGCGAAATTTCCTCACCCAGACTGTAGTGCATACTTGGAATTTTCCtccacaagttttttttttaaatttaaagtcAAATTTAGGGGCTCAGAGATgatgggaaagttgttggaaagtGGCGCTGATGTCAAAGATCGGGTATTCTGAGGAAAGGGTAGAATAGGAGCAACGGGTCGAATGGCCTTGCacgctcctatttcttattttcaaaagcacgagtttacctttgcgccttgttctcccttggttttcagccgttcggattgcacaggggagcggtgagagctccggggatccaccggcagccgctgcggggcagctcccgtctcccggcaggaagggacgggtctgggagacaactccagacaacaggccccgatcctcggcggggaaaggccgggcgcctccgtgtagctgaaacatctcacggaatctccgccggtcTCTCCAGCTCTGCCTTCGAAAGGATTCACGACCCGCCGGTGGTGCAGCCGAAACCCGAGGCGCAGTTCCCGGTCTCCGGCCCACTCGGTCCCGGTCCCAAACTCCGGCCCGGCCGGGTGCTCAGCCtcccgcccactgacactcctcaacCAATGAGCGCATCCTTCTCCCAGAGCTGgtcgctgattggctgtgtgtgtgtgaggacgGGCTGCTGCtaggagctggagatgtcagtcacagtttgttctcaGAATCAAAGTACAGATTAAAATACAGGTAAAATACAAAGTAAAAATGTACAGATTAAAGTACAGGGAAGTCATCAGATTCAAACGATATACATGAACTGACAGACACTGTGACACCCTCCATCAGTTTTTGTGCGGATGCATGTGTACCCACAAAAACTTTCCGGACCTTCG from the Hypanus sabinus isolate sHypSab1 unplaced genomic scaffold, sHypSab1.hap1 scaffold_1003, whole genome shotgun sequence genome contains:
- the LOC132386123 gene encoding uncharacterized protein LOC132386123; translated protein: MVCLSLATSGGEMAIWLANPSINNLERQKHFRQPTVHKELLAAARPHTHTANQRPALGEGCAHWLRSVSGREAEHPAGPEFGTGTEWAGDRELRLGFRLHHRRVVNPFEGRAGETGGDSVRCFSYTEAPGLSPPRIGACCLELSPRPVPSCRETGAAPQRLPVDPRSSHRSPVQSERLKTKGEQGAKWGLLGVVVIGPRSLPVEACFVSHHRRHRNRPTEARRGITTVLVGAEAGDTDRSDSLISAMATERKRRGWSRADFLQPIAAQT